GAGCAGTACTTTAGGCTTCTaattattgtttggtacataaAAATTGTGATCTAGTATTGACGCCATTAACATTATATATGAACCAACACTCAATTGATGCATTTCTCTAACTGAACTGACGACTCTTGAAATGCTTCATATAACTTCAGATAATCTAATGTATGATTTTCTGCAGGTTACAAGTTCGATGACAAGAAACCTGATTCCCCTGCTTTGAAGATTCAATTTGCACACTTTCCTTTCCGTTTACCGTCTAACCACGATGATAGGCAATAGACCTCCATATCCAACACCTTTGGGAACACGTGGTCTGAAGGAACTGGCAGGTTTTTGTTTGGCACTTTCCTCATACAACTTGTAAGTAAGGTAACACAGCGAATCTATACACGGTTTCCTGTCGCTAGGTGCAGTGTGGACCCTATGGAATTCTTGTTCATTCCCAAACAGAATCGAGATTTAGATGGTTGTTCAAGGGAAGCGTATGTCAAAGTGGTTGCTATCTCTATCACCATGTCTGATCCtacaattttcaatttttcatgtgGGCTGGGATGAGCCCAAAGAAGAATCAAATGGGCTTTTTTCCTGTTTGGTATTAATATTGATCAGTATTGTTTTTGGGTCTCTCTTTTCGGCTTAACAAGTTGTAATTAGATGGCTTCTTTACTCTTTTTCTGCCTGTCAGGTTTCAGACATCATCTGCTTTGGATCATGAAAATGACAAATAGGTACAAAGATTCCTGAAGAAGGCAATAAGCTTCATGTGAATGATGATTATTAAACCAATCCATCCCCCACTGCATAAAAGAAAACATTGCAAATACAAGGAACAAAGGTGAGGAAATTCAACAATCCCCATAGAGATTtgacaagaaaaaaagaagtggAAAAAAAGAAGTGGTATATCGTGGATTgatttaacttaaaaaaaaaaaaaaaggatagtCTTAATAACTAACTAAGTTATGAGTCTAATCCATAGAGACTAGCGACCTACTTAGAGATACTTAAATATTGTAGGTTCAGACAACTTGTCTTATAAGATTTTCAAGGTACGTCTAAGTTAGTCAGATACTCAtggatgtaaaaaaaaatataggattccTGTAGGATTTAGGTGTAAATTTATAACCCATGTGAATGAGTATATGTCTCAAGAGTATATATTTATAACAAGGGGAGTCAGATATCACATTTTTCAAACTTGTGGGGTATGGAAGCATAAAATTGCCTATTGCAAGGGCTACAACAAATAAACCATTAAATCTCGTTATTGACCTTTTGTACTACAACGATCTAGTGGGGGCTGGTTCGTATtgcatttttcaattatttgaGTAACTTTTGGAatgataaatatgttttttgaTAATTGATTTTATCGTTTGCatataaatttagttttaaatatataataatttgaaAGTCTGAGTACCATCCAAAAAAGTAATTAGGTTAAATTAAGAATTTGGTTTGATTTAGACAAAAGAAAAGGGTTTCTATAGTTGTATTTGTATTTAATCAACTATTCATGAGATAAAGGTTTTATCAAACTAGAACTGAATAtcatatttattttcaaattctaaCGAATAAATTCTTAATTCTTTATTcgtaatttaataaattaattatcaTGGAGTAATAATTTATTGACATCTAAGgaagggtttttcttttttaataaatgaaCAAAATTTTAGATACATAAGACTAGCAATATCTTCATGCCAAATGGTCGCACTGGTGATATTGGGAAATGGGAATGATTTTTAAGCTCTTAGTTTAGTTTCATAATTGTGTTCACATTTAGATTCTAAGATCATAAACTTTTATTTATATCTAAAGTTTGAAATCAATAATTctctttgacttttttttttctttttcttttttcatcaaaaaattaaattatataaaaatccTTCTAGACCTGCCTTGGGCATGGGGATACCAATTCAATTAATACCAAAGCCTATTTTCTTTATGATTTAAACAGAGCTGTTCTAACTAAAACATTGACCATAATGGAAACCTCAAAAAATGGAGCTACACATAACAATggcaaaataataaataagaagaaaagaaaacttgGAAAAAAGAATTGAACATTCCATCTAAAATCCATTCTGTCATGTTTGGTAATATCTAAATTCTAACATGTATATGATCCTAAACTACAAATATTTCTTTGTAATTTCAATTTCATAACAAAAAcatatgaaaaaataattttgagaagaaaaaaacatattaGTAAAATGATGAACAATTTTGATGAGGAATTACCCAAAAGGGAAAGAATCTTGAGTTGTTTCATTAAAGAAAAGAAGTCCCAGCGAGGCCATGGTGGAGCAGATTATGAGCAATGGCATCTCTTGCTTTCATGGAAGGTACTGACCTTAAAGCCATTTCAGGTGCCATTTCATCATCTTGAAGCTCTGTTAAAAGCTCTGTATCCATTTCTTGATTCCCCAATTCACAAATATTATGAAGAACACAACAAGCTCCAAGCACCACCGGCAAATCTTGAAGCTTTACCTCTGTTCGTTTCTGTAGGCAACGCCACCGTCCCTTCAGCCGTGCAAATGCATCTTTAGCCACCTTTTGAATCTCTCCGATCTTCTCGTTAAATGCATGTTGTGTCCATGTTAAATGTTGCTGTGTATAAGGAACTAAAACCCAATCCATTAATGGATAACTTGATCCTCCAACAATCCAAACCCCTTTCAATAATCCCCCATTTGCTCTTTGAAACAGAGCAGATTTCTCAAGAACTTGATCGTCCGGCATTGATCCTGGCCAACCGATGCAAACGTCTGTGAAAACTCCTCTTGGATCCACCACTCCTTGAACTGTAATTGAGTATgatgttttttgatttctttcTGTATGGCGTTTGTTGAAATAAGCTGCGACGCTGATTTTGGGAGCGATGATCGGAATGTGTGTGGTGTACATTGAACCAACGACGTTGGGGATTCCGGAAATTGATTCGAATTCTTCTTTGATTCTTCTGAGTGTTTCTTCTTCCGGCCATTGAAGATGCTTCGGCATTAGTACTGTTCTAATGGCGGTGCAAACCTCGAGAACTAGTTTGTGGCAAGTTGAAATACCTAATCCGAATTTCTTCGATACAACTCGAAGTGGATCGCCGGTGGCTAATCTCCATAGGCAAACAGCGACTCTTTGCTGCACGGGAATGGCGGTTCGGAGGGTTGTATCTTCTTTAGCTATGGCGGAATTAAGTTCTTCACAGATCATATCGAAAGTTGCTCTACCCATTCTGAATTGCTTCTTGAATTCTTCGTCGGGATAATCGGGACTGTTACATTCATCCCACCAAGCTTTTGACCTATCTTTTACCCAGAGTCTCCGGTGATGGCCACCACCACCGCTTCCTCCACCGCCATCGCCGCCACGTTTGTTTGATTTTTCGTTTTCGATTCTCTGTAATCCATCGGAAACGGCCGCAACTGCAACAGAGTTAGCTGCTAATCGCGATTTCTTCCGTTTCATTCGGTCGGATTCTTCAACTTCAGAATAGTAATCTTGAACTTCGGAATAGAAATCAACCATGGCTTTGGTCTTCTTCCTGTGATTCACCTCCATCGAAATCTTCGCCTCCACCGAAATTCTGTCTTGTTCATCCTGTTCACACTTGTCCTGTTCATCTAACAACAACAGAGAAGTAACCAACCCTTTCAAACCCTTTCCTCCGCCATTTTTTCCCATCAAATCGTCGTCTTCGTCGACTTCATCAGCTCTAGTCCTCTTCCTCACGTTTCCGTTGGTGGAATCATTCATTGGGAAGAACAGTGTCAGAATGAGGATaaaaaaacgaaagaaaaaaaaagggttcagaaaattttgaaagaGATGGAAAATCAAATTATGGGGTTTTTCTGAAATGGGattttgaagagaaaaatgaggGTTTTTGTTGATacgattcttcttcttcttcttcttcttcttccttcttcctttggAAGATTATGATTACAGGTTTGACTCTACAATGTGAACACAGAGATTacaaaaaccaaaacaaagaagaaagcttttgaatattgaaatatatatgaattatatattagcaaaaaaaaaaaggtgaatcGTTATCGTATGGCGGAAACCACATAATTGATGTGTGGTGGTCGGTGAGGACACAACTTTGTTTATTCCAATCTAAAATCCAAAATCAAcattataaaatacaaaaaaaaaaaaaaaaaaaaaagacatataaatgttataaattatataattttgtttttgttcttattGTGATGTTTGGAGTTAATTACcatttttggattttttcttCTCCTGATGTgaaatataattttctttttaagcAACTTGAGAAAAATGTGTGTGTGAAATCTTGGTATTTGAGGTATGTTTTATTATATTGTAAAAGGTTAAGCAACAAATTGTGAATAAACAAATAATATGTTTCTTAGATagataaaaataagaaaaatatcctaataaaaaaaatagtaaattttaagtttgttttttaaaatgttcctaaagttatttttaaatatgaaaaaataaaaaaaaatacaaaatattatgGATCGTATTGCAAGATAGACATAAATACTATTATATTTTGATCTATTAAATGGTAATATACTTGAAATTGATTTATCTTGTGAGATTAATCGAGGTCTGTGTAAACTAGCTGActgatataaaaataaaaaaaagaaagaaacttgaaatattattgtaaatgatatatttgctaaaaatatttattttagaatctattaatgataaatttgaaaaagtcTCTAAAGAAACAATTATGTTTAATTCAACTCATCATTTCAAGTATTTTCAAATTTGAAGTTTcgatttttgtttgttatttaTATACCAAAATGAAAGTAGGTATATGGTCTAAAGATTAAAATTTGAGTAGATATCACTTTATACTGTCATCAGGCATCTTTGATAGTATTGAATTAAATACAATATTGAAATAACCAAAAAGTTAAAGAGGATATTCAAAATCTTTCAAAAGTTTAGTAGAAATGAGAgtttttttcccccttttttccttttgttaattagttaatattACACTTGAGTTTAACatatggaaatatatatatatatatatatatatatatatatatatatatatatatatatatatatatataatataaatcatattaataatattaa
This region of Cucumis melo cultivar AY chromosome 7, USDA_Cmelo_AY_1.0, whole genome shotgun sequence genomic DNA includes:
- the LOC103493676 gene encoding protein ANTAGONIST OF LIKE HETEROCHROMATIN PROTEIN 1, which gives rise to MNDSTNGNVRKRTRADEVDEDDDLMGKNGGGKGLKGLVTSLLLLDEQDKCEQDEQDRISVEAKISMEVNHRKKTKAMVDFYSEVQDYYSEVEESDRMKRKKSRLAANSVAVAAVSDGLQRIENEKSNKRGGDGGGGSGGGGHHRRLWVKDRSKAWWDECNSPDYPDEEFKKQFRMGRATFDMICEELNSAIAKEDTTLRTAIPVQQRVAVCLWRLATGDPLRVVSKKFGLGISTCHKLVLEVCTAIRTVLMPKHLQWPEEETLRRIKEEFESISGIPNVVGSMYTTHIPIIAPKISVAAYFNKRHTERNQKTSYSITVQGVVDPRGVFTDVCIGWPGSMPDDQVLEKSALFQRANGGLLKGVWIVGGSSYPLMDWVLVPYTQQHLTWTQHAFNEKIGEIQKVAKDAFARLKGRWRCLQKRTEVKLQDLPVVLGACCVLHNICELGNQEMDTELLTELQDDEMAPEMALRSVPSMKARDAIAHNLLHHGLAGTSFL